A genomic segment from Lasioglossum baleicum chromosome 5, iyLasBale1, whole genome shotgun sequence encodes:
- the Eip63e gene encoding cyclin dependent kinase Eip63E isoform X2: MYCQDKGSTASKSKEGSVTMREKKGGALSRVQKLKKRLSHSFGRLSISKEEADDAANRGQLPYNGYSEEFLDRLEPNGNIPADKDRRYEWTGVGDHERVHRQLSVSSDSKLLDEDIREEARVILRPRRPPRPKSEVFLGPDPPPRRTKRFSAFGGDSPFGKSEAYIKLEQLGEGSYATVFKGYSHLTNQMVALKEIRLQEEEGAPFTAIREASLLKELKHSNIVTLHDIIHTRETLTFVFEYVHTDLSQYMERHGTGNGGLDPRNVKLFLFQLLRGLAYCHRRRVLHRDVKPQNLLISEIGELKLADFGLARAKSVPSHTYSHEVVTLWYRPPDVLLGSTEYSTSLDMWGVGCIFMEMLTGEPTFPGVRCTYDQLDKIFKVLGTPTEETWPGVTHLPGYKPHRLGFYPPRKLGLSFPRLYDITEGDSMASSLLQLNPDQRIGAEEALRHPYFSSLPKKLYELPDEVSIFSVEGCHLYKNSKDMFAYSRYTSLKT, from the exons ATGTACTGTCAAGACAAGGGCTCGACCGCCTCGAAGAGCAAAGAGG GGTCTGTGACAATGCGGGAGAAGAAAGGAGGTGCCCTTAGCAGAGTACAAAAGCTGAAAAAACGGCTTAGCCACAGTTTTGGGAGACTTT CAATATCAAAAGAAGAGGCTGATGACGCTGCGAACAGAGGTCAACTGCCATATAATGGCTATTCCGAGGAGTTCCTAGACCGTTTGGAGCCAAACGGTAATATACCTGCAGATAAGGATCGTCGTTATG AATGGACAGGTGTGGGCGACCATGAGAGAGTGCATCGGCAGCTTTCCGTTTCTAGTGATTCCAAGCTTCTTGATGAGGATATACGTGAAGAAGCTAGAGTTATATTGCGACCTCGGCGTCCTCCGCGACCTAAGTCTGAGGTATTTCTTGGGCCAGATCCACCTCCTAGAAGAACCAAAAGATTTTCAGCTTTTGGG GGTGACTCTCCGTTCGGGAAATCCGAAGCTTATATAAAATTGGAACAATTAGGGGAAGGATCGTATGCCACAGTGTTCAAAGGTTATAGCCACCTTACAAATCAAATGGTGGCACTTAAAGAAATTAGACTGCAAGAGGAAGAAGGTGCTCCATTTACTGCCATTCGCGAGGCAAGCCTTCTCAAAGAATTGAAGCATAGCAATATTGTAACCTTGCACGATATAATTCATACGCGGGAGACTCTAACTTTCGTTTTCGAGTATGTTCATACTGATTTGTCTCAATATATGGAGAGGCATGGAACCGGCAACGGTGGTTTAGATCCACGAAACGTTAAattgtttctgttccaattaTTAAGAGGACTAGCGTATTGTCATAGAAG GAGAGTACTGCACAGAGACGTGAAACCTCAGAATTTATTAATCAGTGAGATCGGAGAACTGAAGCTGGCAGATTTTGGTCTAGCTAGAGCTAAATCTGTACCGTCACACACGTACTCGCACGAAGTAGTGACCTTATGGTACAGGCCACCCGATGTTCTTCTGGGCTCCACAGAGTATTCTACCTCGCTTGACATGTGGGGTGTAGGTTGCATATTTATGGAGATGTTGACTGGTGAACCAACATTCCCAGGTGTACGCTGTACATACGACCAACTTGATAAAATATTCAAAGTATTGGGTACCCCTACCGAAGAAACTTGGCCCGGTGTCACGCACTTGCCGGGATACAAACCGCATAGACTGGGATTCTATCCTCCACGAAAATTGGGTCTTTCGTTTCCTAGACTTTACGACATAACTGAAGGTGATAGTATGGCGTCGTCACTTCTACAGTTAAATCCCGATCAACGGATAGGCGCTGAAGAAGCTTTAAGGCACCCTTATTTCTCCTCCCTTCCTAAAAAACTATACGAGTTGCCTGATG AAGTATCGATATTTAGCGTTGAAGGTTGtcatttgtataaaaattcgaaGGACATGTTTGCATATTCGCGTTACACATCTCTGAAGACTTGA
- the Eip63e gene encoding cyclin dependent kinase Eip63E isoform X3, which translates to MRRSVTMREKKGGALSRVQKLKKRLSHSFGRLSISKEEADDAANRGQLPYNGYSEEFLDRLEPNGNIPADKDRRYEWTGVGDHERVHRQLSVSSDSKLLDEDIREEARVILRPRRPPRPKSEVFLGPDPPPRRTKRFSAFGGDSPFGKSEAYIKLEQLGEGSYATVFKGYSHLTNQMVALKEIRLQEEEGAPFTAIREASLLKELKHSNIVTLHDIIHTRETLTFVFEYVHTDLSQYMERHGTGNGGLDPRNVKLFLFQLLRGLAYCHRRRVLHRDVKPQNLLISEIGELKLADFGLARAKSVPSHTYSHEVVTLWYRPPDVLLGSTEYSTSLDMWGVGCIFMEMLTGEPTFPGVRCTYDQLDKIFKVLGTPTEETWPGVTHLPGYKPHRLGFYPPRKLGLSFPRLYDITEGDSMASSLLQLNPDQRIGAEEALRHPYFSSLPKKLYELPDEVSIFSVEGCHLYKNSKDMFAYSRYTSLKT; encoded by the exons ATGCGGA GGTCTGTGACAATGCGGGAGAAGAAAGGAGGTGCCCTTAGCAGAGTACAAAAGCTGAAAAAACGGCTTAGCCACAGTTTTGGGAGACTTT CAATATCAAAAGAAGAGGCTGATGACGCTGCGAACAGAGGTCAACTGCCATATAATGGCTATTCCGAGGAGTTCCTAGACCGTTTGGAGCCAAACGGTAATATACCTGCAGATAAGGATCGTCGTTATG AATGGACAGGTGTGGGCGACCATGAGAGAGTGCATCGGCAGCTTTCCGTTTCTAGTGATTCCAAGCTTCTTGATGAGGATATACGTGAAGAAGCTAGAGTTATATTGCGACCTCGGCGTCCTCCGCGACCTAAGTCTGAGGTATTTCTTGGGCCAGATCCACCTCCTAGAAGAACCAAAAGATTTTCAGCTTTTGGG GGTGACTCTCCGTTCGGGAAATCCGAAGCTTATATAAAATTGGAACAATTAGGGGAAGGATCGTATGCCACAGTGTTCAAAGGTTATAGCCACCTTACAAATCAAATGGTGGCACTTAAAGAAATTAGACTGCAAGAGGAAGAAGGTGCTCCATTTACTGCCATTCGCGAGGCAAGCCTTCTCAAAGAATTGAAGCATAGCAATATTGTAACCTTGCACGATATAATTCATACGCGGGAGACTCTAACTTTCGTTTTCGAGTATGTTCATACTGATTTGTCTCAATATATGGAGAGGCATGGAACCGGCAACGGTGGTTTAGATCCACGAAACGTTAAattgtttctgttccaattaTTAAGAGGACTAGCGTATTGTCATAGAAG GAGAGTACTGCACAGAGACGTGAAACCTCAGAATTTATTAATCAGTGAGATCGGAGAACTGAAGCTGGCAGATTTTGGTCTAGCTAGAGCTAAATCTGTACCGTCACACACGTACTCGCACGAAGTAGTGACCTTATGGTACAGGCCACCCGATGTTCTTCTGGGCTCCACAGAGTATTCTACCTCGCTTGACATGTGGGGTGTAGGTTGCATATTTATGGAGATGTTGACTGGTGAACCAACATTCCCAGGTGTACGCTGTACATACGACCAACTTGATAAAATATTCAAAGTATTGGGTACCCCTACCGAAGAAACTTGGCCCGGTGTCACGCACTTGCCGGGATACAAACCGCATAGACTGGGATTCTATCCTCCACGAAAATTGGGTCTTTCGTTTCCTAGACTTTACGACATAACTGAAGGTGATAGTATGGCGTCGTCACTTCTACAGTTAAATCCCGATCAACGGATAGGCGCTGAAGAAGCTTTAAGGCACCCTTATTTCTCCTCCCTTCCTAAAAAACTATACGAGTTGCCTGATG AAGTATCGATATTTAGCGTTGAAGGTTGtcatttgtataaaaattcgaaGGACATGTTTGCATATTCGCGTTACACATCTCTGAAGACTTGA
- the Eip63e gene encoding cyclin dependent kinase Eip63E isoform X1, translated as MREWRKVLLCTGKHAEQREPGCGVSSQSRNYERSVTMREKKGGALSRVQKLKKRLSHSFGRLSISKEEADDAANRGQLPYNGYSEEFLDRLEPNGNIPADKDRRYEWTGVGDHERVHRQLSVSSDSKLLDEDIREEARVILRPRRPPRPKSEVFLGPDPPPRRTKRFSAFGGDSPFGKSEAYIKLEQLGEGSYATVFKGYSHLTNQMVALKEIRLQEEEGAPFTAIREASLLKELKHSNIVTLHDIIHTRETLTFVFEYVHTDLSQYMERHGTGNGGLDPRNVKLFLFQLLRGLAYCHRRRVLHRDVKPQNLLISEIGELKLADFGLARAKSVPSHTYSHEVVTLWYRPPDVLLGSTEYSTSLDMWGVGCIFMEMLTGEPTFPGVRCTYDQLDKIFKVLGTPTEETWPGVTHLPGYKPHRLGFYPPRKLGLSFPRLYDITEGDSMASSLLQLNPDQRIGAEEALRHPYFSSLPKKLYELPDEVSIFSVEGCHLYKNSKDMFAYSRYTSLKT; from the exons ATGCGTGAATGGAGGAAAGTGCTTTTGTGTACGGGGAAGCATGCGGAACAACGTGAACCGGGATGCGGAGTCAGTAGCCAGTCTAGAAATTATGaac GGTCTGTGACAATGCGGGAGAAGAAAGGAGGTGCCCTTAGCAGAGTACAAAAGCTGAAAAAACGGCTTAGCCACAGTTTTGGGAGACTTT CAATATCAAAAGAAGAGGCTGATGACGCTGCGAACAGAGGTCAACTGCCATATAATGGCTATTCCGAGGAGTTCCTAGACCGTTTGGAGCCAAACGGTAATATACCTGCAGATAAGGATCGTCGTTATG AATGGACAGGTGTGGGCGACCATGAGAGAGTGCATCGGCAGCTTTCCGTTTCTAGTGATTCCAAGCTTCTTGATGAGGATATACGTGAAGAAGCTAGAGTTATATTGCGACCTCGGCGTCCTCCGCGACCTAAGTCTGAGGTATTTCTTGGGCCAGATCCACCTCCTAGAAGAACCAAAAGATTTTCAGCTTTTGGG GGTGACTCTCCGTTCGGGAAATCCGAAGCTTATATAAAATTGGAACAATTAGGGGAAGGATCGTATGCCACAGTGTTCAAAGGTTATAGCCACCTTACAAATCAAATGGTGGCACTTAAAGAAATTAGACTGCAAGAGGAAGAAGGTGCTCCATTTACTGCCATTCGCGAGGCAAGCCTTCTCAAAGAATTGAAGCATAGCAATATTGTAACCTTGCACGATATAATTCATACGCGGGAGACTCTAACTTTCGTTTTCGAGTATGTTCATACTGATTTGTCTCAATATATGGAGAGGCATGGAACCGGCAACGGTGGTTTAGATCCACGAAACGTTAAattgtttctgttccaattaTTAAGAGGACTAGCGTATTGTCATAGAAG GAGAGTACTGCACAGAGACGTGAAACCTCAGAATTTATTAATCAGTGAGATCGGAGAACTGAAGCTGGCAGATTTTGGTCTAGCTAGAGCTAAATCTGTACCGTCACACACGTACTCGCACGAAGTAGTGACCTTATGGTACAGGCCACCCGATGTTCTTCTGGGCTCCACAGAGTATTCTACCTCGCTTGACATGTGGGGTGTAGGTTGCATATTTATGGAGATGTTGACTGGTGAACCAACATTCCCAGGTGTACGCTGTACATACGACCAACTTGATAAAATATTCAAAGTATTGGGTACCCCTACCGAAGAAACTTGGCCCGGTGTCACGCACTTGCCGGGATACAAACCGCATAGACTGGGATTCTATCCTCCACGAAAATTGGGTCTTTCGTTTCCTAGACTTTACGACATAACTGAAGGTGATAGTATGGCGTCGTCACTTCTACAGTTAAATCCCGATCAACGGATAGGCGCTGAAGAAGCTTTAAGGCACCCTTATTTCTCCTCCCTTCCTAAAAAACTATACGAGTTGCCTGATG AAGTATCGATATTTAGCGTTGAAGGTTGtcatttgtataaaaattcgaaGGACATGTTTGCATATTCGCGTTACACATCTCTGAAGACTTGA